Within the Cupriavidus necator N-1 genome, the region CCATCACTGCCAGTGGGCATCGCAATCTCGACAAGATTGCTGACAGCGAAGCCGAGATCGTCCAGCATTGGCGAAACCTTTTGATACTGGCGGGGCACCGGTGCCAGCGCGCCCAGATACTTGTCGACTGGATACGGTCGAAGGTCGAACGGCTGCACTCCGCGTAACCACGCATTCTTGTACGGCGTGAAGACGCTGAACGGCTGGCCCTGGCCGGTCATGAGGTCGTCAGCCTCGAAGATAACCTGGTCCTTGAATGTGAACAGCACCCGGAAGTCGGAAGCCAGTGCCTGACTTACGGCCGTGTCACGCCGCTTCGCCGCAGGTTCGTAGTCGTGGTTCGTGAAGACGGCTTCTGCATCGAGTTCGGCCGCCAGCCTAGGAATGGCATCGCGCGCGGTATCGTCAAGCACGATCAGGCCACCGCCCGCATCGGTCAGCGTCCTGCGTAACGGCTCTAACGACCTCAGGATGAACTCTACACGCCGATCGACCTTGCGTCCGCGGGCAATCAGCGGGTCAAGGATTTCGCGATCGAAGACAAACACGCACCACACTTGGCGGCAGTGCTTGAGGGCATAGTGCAGCGCTGCATGGTCGTCGGCGCGCAGGTCGCGCCGGAACCAGACTAGGCCACGCGCGAACTCCCGGTCGATCCGGTAGGGCATGCGTCCGGTGCCGGCTGTTTCAGAGGCAGGAGAAAGGGGTCTCGGCATTGCTGTAATTTAGTCCCATGGAACGTTGTGGCACAGCCCCATTTGCGGGTATCGCCTGCGCCGCATCTTGGCTGTTTTTGACATCATACGTTCCATATCTTCATCGGGGCGTTAATGGGATGGACGCCCCCTCCCCGTGAAGGTACATGAGTGCCAAACTGGTGAGCGTGGCAATTTCTCAAACAGGAGCATCCCTCATGCAGGTCACGACGATTGGCATCGACTTGGCGAAGAATGTGTTTCAGATCCACGGTGTGAATGAGCTGGGCAAAGCGACGTTGAGAAAGCAGCTCAAGCGTGCCCAGGTGGCCGAGTTCTTTGCGACTCTGCCGCCGGGTGTGATTGGGATGGAGGCGTGTGGCAGCGCGCACCACTGGGCTCGAAAGCTGCAGAGCTTCGGTCACACGGTGCGGCTGATGGCGCCGCAGTTCGTCAAGCCGTATGTCAAGACGAACAAGAACGATGCGGCCGATGCCGAGGCAATCTGCGAAGCGGTAGCACGGCCGAACATGAGGTTTGTGCCGATCAAGTACGTTGAGCAGCAGGCGGTGTCGGCGCTGCATCGTGCGCGTCAGGGCTTCGTGAAGGCGCACACCTCGCAGGCCAACCAGATTCGTGGTTTGCTGGCCGAGTTTGGATTGGTAGTTCCCCAGGGTATCGGGAGTATTGCCAGGCAGGTGCCGGAGCTGATCGAGGATGCGACCAATGAGTTGCCAGGCTCGTTCCGTCTGCTCATCCAGCGGCTGCTGGAGCATCTGAAGGATGCTGGAGCGTCAGGTCGACGAAATTGGCGCGCAGGTCGAGGCATGGCATCGGGATAACGAATTGAGCGGCGAAGAGGTCGGAGGCCATCGATGGGCGCGACGGACGGGATTTCCTGGCGGTCGCCGTGGTTGCGCTCTTCCGCCAGTGGCGGCGCCCCCGTTCCAGGCCAAGCCGTTACGCCGAAATTGAAATGCAATTAATCGCCAAGCTTCGCCTGCAACCATCAATCGCTGGGCGCCGGCGCGGTGCCCGGATGCTCTAGCGCCCGCTCCCTTGGAGGCCTCCCCAACTTATATGAACGCGCCCCGGCAGATCGCTCGGTCACGACCCTGCTCTTACCGGAGGGGTACTGAGGGTAACGGAAGTGGAGCGGATCAGCGACGAGCTAGTCGCGCGGTCAGGGTCTCGACCATGGCCACGATCATGGCGCGGTCCGGGCTGCTGACCTTCGTCAGTAGCCGGGCGAGATGGTTGGCCTGATCGCTGGAGCGGGTGCTGGCCTCGGTCAGCAGTTCCGAGGTGTCGCACTGGAAGATGTCAGCCAACTCGGCCAGGCGCGCGATCGTGGGCATGACGACGCCACGCTCCATTCGGGAGACCGCCTCGTTGCCAATCCCCAACCGTTCCGCCACCTGTTCCTGAGTGAGGTTGGCTGCTATGCGGTGCCTGGCAATCGCGTGCCCCACCACAACAACCAGTCGGTCTATCTCCGTTCTGCCCATGCTATCTCCATATCAACCGATATGGTTGAGCATCATCTTTTCTGTATGAAGTGCTTTACGAGTTGAGTTTCCACGAAGGCCAGCCGTTCGCCGGTGTGGACGACCGGATCGCTGCGCAGGCCGATTGGGATGCCGTCGTGCGTGAACGGCTTGACGGCCGTGAGCGAGGCATCGAGCTTGAGCGTGTCCCCGATCGACGCACCCTCATGCACCAGATCCCCGGCACGCGTGGCCGGAATGAACAGGCCGCCTTCATCGGCGGTGATCCGGCCGCGCCGCCTGACGCGCCGCAGGCTGGTGGCCGCGGGTGCCCGATGCAGCGGCGCGATGGCCTGGTGCATTGCCAGCACATGGCGGTTGCGCGAAGAACCGCCAATATCGTTGCGCTCCAATGCTGTGGTCACTGGCAGCACGATATCGGCATGGCGTGCCGTGGCCGTCCAACAGATGTCCTGCACAATCACCGTTTGCGGTCGTGCCCAGGCCTCGCGCCGGTTGCGCGCCACGCATCGCCACATAGGGCAGCGTGACGCTCACGCCCGAGGCCATCGAGCCGACAGGCAGCTGGCCGCTGGTGCGGGCGGGGCCGGATTGCTGGCGCAACCAGTCACCGATGATGGGCATGGGAGGACTCCTGTTCAGTCGATTCAATGTGAGCGATGGCGGCGAATGCCTGATCGAGGTCGGACATTAGATCGGACACGGCCTCCAGGCCGATATGCAGCCGAATCACGGTGCCGTGCGATGACCAGTCGCTGATGCTGCGCGCGCGGCGCATGTCGGCGAGTACCGCCAGGCTTTCGAAGCCGCCCCATGAGGCACCGATGCCGAACAGCTGCAGGCTGTCGACAAAGCGTTCGGGCGCCACCGGCGCCTGCGAATGCAAGGTGAAAGAGAGCAGGCCATTGGTGCCATGGCAGTGGCGTTGCCACAGCGTGTGATTGGGATCGTGCGGCAGGGCAGGGCAGAAGACCTGTGCGACTTCGGGGCGATCGAGCAGCCATTGCGCCACCGCCAATGCGCTTTCCTGATGTTGCGCGAGACGCGCGCCCAGGGAGCGGATCCCGCGTTGGACCAGATAGGAATCGTCGGGGCTCACGGCCATGCCGAAGGAGTCGGACATCGTCGCCAGTGGTTGCCAGGCGGCCTCGGTGGTGCAGACCGTGCCCATCATCACGTCGGAATGGCCACACAGGTACTTGGTGGCGGCCATCAGGGAGATATCGGCGCCGAGTTCCAGCGGGCGATACAGCAGACCCGATCCCCAGGTGTTGTCGGCGGCGACCAGTGCGCCGTTTGCATGTGCACGTTCCGCCAGCGCGGGCAGGTCGCACATTTCATAGACCAACGAGCCGGGGGCTTCCGCATAGACCAGCCGCGTTTCCGGGCGCAGCTTCGCATCGAGGTCGGAGCCGTCCGCCGCATAGAAGTCGGCAGCGATGCTGTGCTGGCGCAGGAAGCCGTTGGCCAGGTTGCGCACTGGCTCATAGACGCAGTCGGGTAGCAGCACATGCTCGCCGGGGCGTACATAGGCTAGGATCGTCATCGCCGCCGCAGCCAGCCCCGACGGGAACAGGCGTGTGCGATAGCCGCCTTCAAGCATCGTCACCATGTCTTCGAGCGCGAAGTTGGTGGGGTTACCGCGCGCACCGTAGGTGAACAGGCGCTCGGTATCGCGACGCGCGCGCATCTCTCGCTGCTGGGCAACGGATTCGAACAGCACGGTGCTCGCACGCACCACGGCTGGGTTGACCGGTTGGCCGCCGGACACAGCGGATATGCGCCCGGCATGGGCAAGGCGTGTTGGGAGCGCTTTCGTCATGGTTGGCCTGTGGGGTGGCTCACGATTGTGGGAGACGTCGCAAGGTTCGTGCCTTCCGTTAGTCGACATGAGCGCCGGACAGCTTGACGATCTGCGACCAGCGGGAGATGTCCTGATTGAGCTGTACGGCGAATGCTTCGGAGCTGTTGGCTATGACGTCGCTGCCGCTGTCGCGGATGGTCTTCACCACGTCGGGCATCTGCAGCACCTGCACGATGGCACGATTCAGCAGCGCCACGCGCTCGGGCGGCGTGCCGGCCGGCACGAAGAAGCCGTACCAGTCCTCAAAGCGTGCATTGCGATAGCCCAGTTCTTCAAGGGTCGGCACCTTAGTGAATACCCCGAGACGACGCGGGCTGGTGACGGCTAATGCCCGCATGCGGCCAGTCTGGATGAAACCGGCCACCGACGAGGTGGACGTGATCAGCACATCTACCTGTCCGCCGAGCAGGTCGTTGATGGCCGGCCCGGCACCTTTGTATGGCACATGCTGCAGCGAGACCTTGCTGTCCTTGTCAAGCACCGCGCCCACAAGGTGCGACAGCGTGCCGTTGCCGGGCGTGGCAAAGGTGATCTTCTGCGGCTGCGCCTTGGCCTGTGCTGCCAGTTCCTCGAACGACTTCC harbors:
- a CDS encoding helix-turn-helix domain-containing protein, producing the protein MGRTEIDRLVVVVGHAIARHRIAANLTQEQVAERLGIGNEAVSRMERGVVMPTIARLAELADIFQCDTSELLTEASTRSSDQANHLARLLTKVSSPDRAMIVAMVETLTARLARR
- a CDS encoding Bug family tripartite tricarboxylate transporter substrate binding protein yields the protein MSRPMSSRFPQLLVAALTFTMFGAATAQPLAPVNDYPSQSLRIVSPFPAGGGNDAVTRVVATRLSQVLGQSAVTDNRGGAGGNIGTRYVAESKPDGYTVLTSQVSIMAVNPTLYRAPGFDPIKQFIPVTQINAAPLAIVVSSNAPWKSFEELAAQAKAQPQKITFATPGNGTLSHLVGAVLDKDSKVSLQHVPYKGAGPAINDLLGGQVDVLITSTSSVAGFIQTGRMRALAVTSPRRLGVFTKVPTLEELGYRNARFEDWYGFFVPAGTPPERVALLNRAIVQVLQMPDVVKTIRDSGSDVIANSSEAFAVQLNQDISRWSQIVKLSGAHVD
- the metC gene encoding cystathionine beta-lyase — its product is MTKALPTRLAHAGRISAVSGGQPVNPAVVRASTVLFESVAQQREMRARRDTERLFTYGARGNPTNFALEDMVTMLEGGYRTRLFPSGLAAAAMTILAYVRPGEHVLLPDCVYEPVRNLANGFLRQHSIAADFYAADGSDLDAKLRPETRLVYAEAPGSLVYEMCDLPALAERAHANGALVAADNTWGSGLLYRPLELGADISLMAATKYLCGHSDVMMGTVCTTEAAWQPLATMSDSFGMAVSPDDSYLVQRGIRSLGARLAQHQESALAVAQWLLDRPEVAQVFCPALPHDPNHTLWQRHCHGTNGLLSFTLHSQAPVAPERFVDSLQLFGIGASWGGFESLAVLADMRRARSISDWSSHGTVIRLHIGLEAVSDLMSDLDQAFAAIAHIESTEQESSHAHHR